The following are from one region of the Desulfitobacterium chlororespirans DSM 11544 genome:
- a CDS encoding PRC-barrel domain-containing protein — MKASVEIKGLRIISISEGTQVGTVKDFILNPQKGSLDFFVVDQPSDYFGAKVIAYADIVGLGEFALTVPNPDVIQSVAGNNVAQELIKQGVEVIGTKVLTKKGALSGEVKEILIDEETGKIAQCLFTDNQGEEHQVAGEQIITYGKELLIIEGTPGEIKAEVVSEPVSTVNVVSPVSSISADPVEEQVPQAIAAPVEETAAEQQNEVTEFNLFEQRQLQYFVGKAVVQDIVLDNGELLRAGEPMTEETIRQITTRNKLMEITSLLHKN; from the coding sequence ATGAAGGCAAGTGTTGAAATCAAAGGTTTACGAATTATTAGTATATCAGAGGGAACACAAGTGGGGACGGTTAAGGATTTCATTTTAAACCCTCAAAAGGGAAGCTTGGATTTTTTTGTAGTGGATCAGCCCTCTGATTATTTTGGAGCGAAAGTCATTGCTTATGCTGATATTGTTGGTTTAGGAGAATTTGCTTTGACTGTTCCTAATCCCGATGTGATTCAAAGTGTGGCAGGCAATAATGTGGCTCAGGAACTGATTAAACAAGGTGTAGAAGTCATCGGAACGAAAGTGCTGACCAAAAAAGGAGCATTGAGCGGCGAGGTTAAAGAGATCCTCATCGATGAAGAGACCGGAAAAATTGCCCAATGCCTGTTTACTGATAATCAAGGTGAAGAGCATCAGGTAGCCGGAGAGCAAATCATCACTTACGGTAAGGAACTTTTAATTATCGAAGGAACCCCTGGTGAAATAAAGGCAGAAGTGGTAAGCGAACCTGTAAGCACTGTAAATGTTGTAAGTCCTGTAAGCTCTATAAGTGCTGATCCCGTGGAAGAGCAAGTGCCTCAGGCAATCGCTGCTCCAGTTGAAGAAACTGCGGCGGAACAACAAAATGAAGTAACGGAGTTTAACCTTTTTGAGCAGCGTCAATTACAGTATTTTGTGGGTAAAGCCGTAGTTCAGGATATTGTTTTAGATAATGGTGAACTTTTGCGCGCCGGTGAGCCTATGACTGAAGAGACGATCCGTCAGATTACCACGCGGAACAAATTAATGGAAATTACCTCATTACTCCATAAAAACTAA
- the vanW-I gene encoding glycopeptide resistance accessory protein VanW-I, with the protein MLRRKPWVFLLVILFSQLSLSVLLGATVTYGAGYAKAPEGLTVWEKDLSGMTKEEAYAVLAEVIPKAVVYDRTVYSLELNQTDQDLKDYLASQYIISTGNVITDAFEYLHRMSRTIPSPELLNQEEILVQLRKFALDIDQPGKAAEAYYENGEIVIEEGSLGVRLDVDKSWEQLQQSKGMETVPLVTEVIVVHPTTAELEKVKDPLGDYTTYFNPSFHERVTNVRLAAEAINGLILPPGGEFSFNDTVGKREPERGYLPALMYMGNRVVTDDGGGICQDSTTLYQATKQAKLEVLERYSHSLPVSYVPVGQDATVAYGALDFRFRNTTQGYLLLNAATGGNWIRVRIFGVADSEHPALDEPDGYPVKPREWLK; encoded by the coding sequence ATGTTAAGAAGGAAACCATGGGTCTTTCTTTTGGTAATTTTATTTAGTCAGCTTAGCTTGTCCGTACTTTTGGGAGCTACGGTAACCTACGGCGCGGGCTATGCCAAAGCGCCCGAGGGGCTGACGGTTTGGGAAAAAGATCTGAGTGGCATGACCAAGGAAGAGGCCTATGCAGTCCTTGCCGAAGTAATCCCCAAGGCAGTCGTCTATGACCGGACGGTTTATTCCTTGGAGCTAAACCAAACCGATCAAGATCTAAAGGACTATCTGGCAAGTCAATACATCATTTCCACCGGAAATGTCATTACGGATGCCTTTGAGTACCTGCACAGAATGTCAAGGACTATCCCGTCTCCTGAGCTACTCAATCAAGAGGAGATTCTTGTTCAGCTCCGCAAGTTCGCCCTGGATATCGATCAGCCGGGTAAGGCGGCTGAAGCCTATTATGAGAATGGCGAGATCGTCATCGAAGAGGGCAGTTTGGGAGTCAGACTTGATGTGGACAAATCATGGGAACAACTGCAGCAAAGCAAAGGCATGGAGACTGTGCCGCTTGTTACTGAGGTCATAGTGGTTCACCCTACTACGGCCGAATTAGAGAAGGTCAAAGATCCTTTGGGGGATTACACCACCTATTTTAACCCTTCCTTTCATGAACGGGTTACCAATGTACGGCTTGCTGCTGAAGCGATCAATGGACTTATTCTTCCGCCGGGTGGTGAATTTTCCTTTAATGATACGGTGGGAAAACGTGAGCCTGAAAGAGGGTATTTACCGGCTTTAATGTATATGGGCAATAGGGTTGTCACAGATGATGGCGGAGGAATTTGCCAGGATTCGACCACTCTTTATCAAGCGACCAAACAGGCCAAGCTGGAAGTACTGGAAAGATACAGCCATTCTCTGCCGGTTTCCTATGTTCCGGTGGGGCAGGATGCTACGGTTGCTTATGGAGCGCTGGATTTCCGCTTTCGGAACACGACTCAGGGTTATCTGCTGCTTAATGCGGCCACAGGGGGCAATTGGATTCGGGTGAGAATTTTCGGTGTGGCCGATTCTGAACACCCTGCCCTTGACGAACCGGACGGTTATCCTGTAAAACCCAGAGAATGGTTAAAGTAA
- a CDS encoding YigZ family protein, with the protein MESYVTVFESSTWEQVIEKSRFIGVVHPVKNVEEVEQRLHDIRQNYPNARHYVYAYRLYQGKLEKSTDDGEPQGTGGRPVLDVLQYRQIWDVLIVVIRYFGGVLLGAGGLTRAYGGTARQLMDKASIGRLVPHLIYEIEAGYDWYEPLKYWFKQFSWATGEEEFLATVKLQVYIPWEENQRFREWLADFADQKIVPREIGNTLCPEQSN; encoded by the coding sequence GTGGAAAGCTATGTTACAGTCTTCGAAAGTTCAACATGGGAGCAAGTCATTGAGAAATCCCGTTTTATTGGAGTTGTTCACCCTGTGAAGAACGTAGAAGAGGTGGAGCAAAGACTTCATGATATCCGTCAAAATTACCCTAATGCCCGGCACTATGTTTATGCCTATCGTTTGTATCAAGGAAAACTGGAAAAATCCACCGACGACGGAGAGCCCCAGGGCACCGGTGGCCGACCGGTGCTTGACGTTTTGCAATATCGTCAGATCTGGGATGTACTCATTGTGGTCATTCGGTATTTTGGAGGCGTTCTCCTTGGCGCGGGAGGATTGACACGAGCCTATGGAGGGACAGCACGCCAACTGATGGATAAGGCCTCCATAGGGCGGTTGGTACCCCATCTTATCTATGAGATTGAAGCAGGCTATGATTGGTATGAACCGTTGAAATATTGGTTTAAACAGTTTTCCTGGGCCACCGGCGAGGAGGAATTTCTGGCTACGGTCAAGCTTCAAGTGTATATTCCCTGGGAGGAGAATCAGCGCTTTAGAGAGTGGCTGGCTGATTTTGCCGATCAGAAAATTGTTCCCAGGGAAATAGGGAATACCTTGTGCCCGGAGCAATCAAATTAA
- a CDS encoding TSUP family transporter codes for MLDDIILLCILGFIAALIDAIAGGGGLISLPALLLVGVPPHHALGTNKFASTIGSLTSSMTYARSGKVFFSVVKWQIPFTLMGTCFGVWSVLHLSADLLTKAVPVLILLVGFYTLLQKNLGLEDRFQGVTPLKRFLGFLFAFALGFYDGFFGPGTGSFLIFGFITLYGFNFIVSSANAKVLNFVSNLVSLILFALSGKIIYTYGIPMALSMFLGSRIGTTLAIRKGSALIKPIFITMSLLVALKLMIENYR; via the coding sequence ATGTTGGACGACATTATCCTGCTCTGTATCCTCGGATTTATAGCCGCCCTGATCGACGCCATTGCCGGAGGCGGAGGATTAATCAGCCTCCCCGCTTTGCTGCTGGTTGGTGTTCCTCCTCATCATGCCTTAGGAACCAATAAATTTGCCTCCACCATAGGATCTTTGACCAGCTCAATGACTTATGCCCGCTCTGGAAAAGTATTTTTTTCCGTGGTTAAATGGCAGATTCCTTTTACGTTGATGGGAACCTGTTTTGGGGTATGGTCTGTCCTGCACCTTTCTGCTGATTTATTAACCAAAGCCGTTCCTGTTTTGATTCTTTTAGTAGGTTTTTACACTTTATTGCAAAAGAATCTAGGGCTTGAGGATAGATTTCAAGGAGTAACGCCCTTAAAGCGGTTTTTGGGCTTCCTATTTGCTTTTGCTCTGGGCTTTTATGATGGATTTTTCGGTCCGGGAACCGGCTCTTTTCTAATCTTTGGCTTTATCACCCTTTATGGCTTTAATTTTATCGTCTCTTCAGCCAATGCCAAAGTCCTCAATTTCGTGAGCAACCTTGTTTCGCTTATTCTCTTTGCTTTAAGCGGCAAGATCATTTATACCTACGGAATCCCGATGGCTTTATCCATGTTTTTGGGTTCCCGAATCGGTACCACTCTGGCCATTCGTAAAGGCAGCGCCCTGATTAAACCCATCTTTATCACCATGTCTCTGCTGGTTGCCCTGAAACTCATGATTGAAAACTACAGGTAA
- a CDS encoding thioesterase family protein: MAELTIGVKGRAEKIVDQTNTAKTMGSGSLDVFATPALVAMMEEAAVSALTLSEEQSSVGVSLDIKHTAATPLGMKVWANAELIEVDRRRLVFKLEAYDDQELIGSGTHERFIIEVEKFMTKTQAKSGERE, encoded by the coding sequence ATGGCGGAGTTAACAATAGGTGTCAAGGGAAGAGCGGAAAAAATCGTGGATCAAACCAATACGGCAAAAACTATGGGAAGCGGGTCATTGGATGTCTTCGCTACTCCGGCTTTAGTAGCGATGATGGAAGAAGCAGCAGTGAGTGCGCTGACATTGTCAGAAGAGCAAAGCAGCGTCGGTGTGTCTCTGGATATTAAACATACGGCAGCCACTCCTCTGGGCATGAAAGTGTGGGCTAATGCCGAACTAATAGAAGTCGATCGTCGTCGTTTGGTCTTTAAACTGGAAGCATACGATGATCAAGAACTTATCGGTTCCGGAACCCATGAGCGTTTTATCATCGAGGTGGAAAAATTCATGACCAAGACCCAAGCCAAAAGCGGAGAACGGGAGTAA
- a CDS encoding MFS transporter: MSFLMITFALVFPTVLRCEKVLHWLLGVCGLLLFTVGITAIRNRSQPPPESSIAVDEPKEEDDVFCPDEAAISHQEEAAISYQEEDTVSLPSEDGPSDPVEEKRADTPEVLLPEHEQEAAEEAVKEEAGDAEPMEILDEDESVETEANLCEEANLLEEVTKLEEIRPEEKSINDEILSASEPVEETEPPLIHMKEFSLQELIEKGFQAKEQERFHLAAEWFMLALDQKPSYDIAFYLIVETCGHWKNGSSIYDALDKVTPYINEYIQNAPPEWRTQLLEWLDNENLPVPGEFRKD, encoded by the coding sequence GTGTCTTTTTTGATGATCACCTTTGCTCTGGTTTTTCCCACTGTTCTTCGTTGTGAAAAAGTTCTTCATTGGCTCCTTGGCGTTTGCGGCCTTCTTTTGTTCACCGTGGGGATAACAGCCATCAGAAACCGCTCACAACCTCCGCCTGAAAGCAGCATCGCTGTGGATGAACCGAAAGAAGAAGACGATGTATTCTGTCCGGACGAAGCTGCCATATCTCACCAGGAGGAAGCTGCCATATCCTATCAGGAAGAAGATACGGTATCCCTTCCTTCGGAAGACGGCCCATCTGATCCGGTGGAAGAAAAGAGAGCCGACACACCTGAGGTTCTGCTGCCGGAGCACGAGCAGGAAGCTGCTGAAGAAGCTGTTAAAGAAGAAGCCGGTGATGCTGAGCCTATGGAAATTCTCGATGAAGATGAATCTGTGGAAACAGAGGCGAACTTATGCGAAGAGGCGAACTTACTTGAAGAAGTCACCAAGCTTGAAGAAATAAGGCCTGAGGAAAAGAGCATAAACGATGAAATTCTCTCGGCCTCCGAGCCGGTTGAAGAAACTGAGCCCCCGCTTATACATATGAAGGAATTCAGCCTGCAAGAGTTAATTGAAAAAGGGTTTCAGGCCAAAGAACAGGAGCGTTTCCACCTGGCGGCGGAATGGTTTATGCTGGCCTTAGACCAAAAGCCATCCTATGATATCGCTTTTTACCTCATTGTGGAGACCTGTGGGCATTGGAAGAATGGCTCCTCTATTTATGATGCGTTGGATAAGGTTACCCCTTATATCAATGAGTATATTCAAAATGCACCCCCGGAGTGGAGAACCCAACTGTTGGAATGGCTGGACAATGAAAATCTACCTGTTCCAGGGGAATTTAGGAAGGATTGA
- a CDS encoding citrate transporter codes for MLTLAHWVFFFFILMIIVTLFFRKPPILPAAIGLFGVGLAESRNGIEAVQISFRALILATSNLLGVIVLIGLVVALTQLLQKTKADQILVRPLLKIKSMSLAYWAVGVTMWVLTLLIWPTPALTLLGAVVVPILGRIGIHPLVLAASLAIFGKGIGLSGDFIIQGAPSLVSKATGIPVTVLLSASFPVVILSGICGAGFGYIALRFFLSGEQGAADYPRSEPGSEPLEKKGKGGAEGQQAPHERGRLLAGIMALGYIGTVFMILTFKIHGDEASGLIGGVTLLILCICTVLTEGKDAFSQFINYIKDGLRYAMGVFTPIVMMAGFFFMGTAAGSEQIFLKEGAGFFYDYTILLAEWIPLTKWTVVGLVTFTAVLASLDGSGFSCLPLVGGMAIALSQVSQIPAVPLAVLGQVVGIWTGAALIPWGFAAVTSAVAGVDVQRLMKYILPAYLAAILTALGWTLFQL; via the coding sequence ATGCTTACTTTAGCTCATTGGGTATTCTTTTTCTTTATTCTCATGATTATCGTAACCTTATTCTTTCGTAAGCCCCCGATTCTTCCGGCAGCCATCGGCTTATTTGGAGTGGGACTGGCGGAAAGCCGCAATGGGATCGAGGCGGTTCAGATATCTTTTCGAGCCCTTATCCTGGCCACAAGCAATCTCCTCGGGGTCATTGTATTGATTGGGCTGGTGGTCGCCCTTACCCAATTATTGCAAAAAACCAAAGCAGATCAAATTTTAGTGCGTCCTCTGCTGAAGATAAAATCCATGAGTTTGGCCTATTGGGCGGTAGGGGTCACTATGTGGGTGTTAACCCTCTTGATCTGGCCGACTCCGGCCCTAACCCTTTTAGGTGCAGTTGTGGTGCCGATTCTGGGGAGAATTGGCATTCATCCTCTGGTGCTGGCAGCAAGCTTAGCCATCTTCGGCAAAGGTATAGGGCTGTCCGGTGATTTTATCATTCAAGGGGCCCCTTCCTTAGTGAGCAAAGCCACGGGAATTCCCGTAACGGTTCTGCTTTCAGCATCTTTTCCAGTGGTCATCTTGAGCGGAATCTGCGGAGCGGGTTTTGGCTATATCGCTTTAAGGTTTTTTTTAAGTGGGGAACAAGGGGCGGCAGATTACCCAAGGTCCGAACCCGGTTCTGAACCCTTAGAAAAGAAGGGCAAGGGTGGGGCAGAAGGACAGCAGGCTCCCCATGAACGTGGCCGGCTCTTGGCTGGAATAATGGCTTTAGGATATATAGGAACTGTCTTCATGATTCTAACATTTAAGATTCATGGTGATGAAGCCAGCGGGTTAATTGGTGGGGTTACTCTGCTTATTTTATGCATTTGCACTGTGCTTACGGAGGGAAAGGACGCTTTCAGTCAATTTATTAATTACATTAAGGACGGCTTGCGTTATGCTATGGGAGTATTTACTCCGATTGTGATGATGGCCGGTTTCTTTTTTATGGGAACAGCCGCGGGGAGTGAACAGATTTTTCTTAAAGAAGGAGCGGGTTTCTTTTATGATTATACGATCCTGCTTGCTGAATGGATCCCGCTCACTAAGTGGACGGTGGTTGGGCTGGTCACCTTTACTGCGGTCCTTGCTTCCTTGGATGGGTCCGGCTTTTCCTGTTTGCCTTTAGTGGGGGGAATGGCGATTGCCCTGAGTCAGGTTTCGCAAATACCTGCTGTTCCTTTAGCCGTTCTGGGCCAAGTGGTCGGGATCTGGACCGGTGCGGCATTAATACCCTGGGGATTTGCGGCGGTGACATCCGCAGTCGCAGGTGTGGATGTCCAACGGCTCATGAAATATATCCTGCCGGCTTATCTTGCCGCAATCCTCACGGCTCTGGGGTGGACTCTGTTTCAACTATGA